A genomic region of Glycine max cultivar Williams 82 chromosome 15, Glycine_max_v4.0, whole genome shotgun sequence contains the following coding sequences:
- the LOC100794511 gene encoding annexin-like protein RJ4-like: MATLVAPNQKSPVEDVEALHKAFKGWGTDEKTVIAILGHRNVHQRQQIRKIYEEIYQEDLIKRLESELSGDFERAVYRWMLEPADRDAVLANVAIKNGSKGYHVIVEIACVLSAEEVLAVKRAYHNRYKRSLEEDVATNTTGDIRQLLVGLVTAYRYGGDEINAKLAKTEADILHESIKEKKGNHEEAIRILTTRSKTQLLATFNRYRDDHGASITKKLLDNASTDFQKALHTAIRCINDHKKYYEKVLRNALKNVGTDEDALTRVVVSRAEKDLRDIKERYYKRNSVHLEDAVAKEISGDYKKFILTLLGKED; this comes from the exons ATGGCTACCCTTGTTGCTCCAAACCAAAAATCTCCGGTTGAAGACGTTGAGGCTCTACATAAGGCTTTCAAAg GATGGGGGACTGATGAGAAGACCGTTATAGCAATATTGGGTCACAGAAATGTTCATCAGAGGCAACAAATCAGAAAGATTTATGAGGAAATTTACCAAGAGGACCTCATCAAACGCCTAGAGTCTGAGCTCTCTGGTGACTTTGAG AGAGCTGTGTACCGTTGGATGCTGGAACCTGCAGATCGTGATGCTGTTTTGGCCAATGTTGCCATCAAGAATGGCAGCAAAGGTTACCATGTGATTGTGGAAATTGCTTGTGTGCTTTCAGCTGAAGAGGTCTTGGCAGTGAAGCGTGCCTATCACAACCGTTACAAGAGATCTTTGGAAGAAGATGTAGCTACTAATACCACTGGTGACATTCGCCAG CTGTTGGTTGGGTTGGTGACCGCATATAGGTATGGTGGAGATGAGATCAATGCAAAATTGGCCAAAACTGAAGCTGATATTCTTCATGAATCTATCAAGGAGAAAAAGGGCAACCATGAAGAAGCCATCAGGATCCTTACTACAAGGAGCAAGACCCAACTTCTGGCAACTTTCAACCGCTACAGAGATGACCATGGCGCTTCTATAACTAAG AAATTGTTGGATAATGCATCCACTGACTTTCAGAAGGCATTGCACACTGCTATTAGATGTATCAATGACCACAAAAAGTACTATGAAAAG GTTCTGCGCAACGCTCTAAAAAATGTTGGAACTGATGAGGATGCACTGACCCGTGTGGTGGTCTCAAGGGCTGAGAAGGACCTCAGGGACATCAAAGAGCGATATTATAAGAGAAACAGTGTTCACCTTGAGGATGCAGTGGCCAAGGAAATCTCAGGGGACTACAAGAAATTCATCCTCACTCTGTTGGGGAAGGAAGATTGA
- the LOC100794511 gene encoding annexin-like protein RJ4-like isoform X1 yields the protein MATLIAPITFSPGLDAEALRKAFQGWGTDEKTVIAILGHRNVHQRQQIRKIYEEIYQEDLIKRLESELSGDFERAVYRWMLEPADRDAVLANVAIKNGSKGYHVIVEIACVLSAEEVLAVKRAYHNRYKRSLEEDVATNTTGDIRQLLVGLVTAYRYGGDEINAKLAKTEADILHESIKEKKGNHEEAIRILTTRSKTQLLATFNRYRDDHGASITKKLLDNASTDFQKALHTAIRCINDHKKYYEKVLRNALKNVGTDEDALTRVVVSRAEKDLRDIKERYYKRNSVHLEDAVAKEISGDYKKFILTLLGKED from the exons ATGGCTACCCTCATTGCTCCCATCACCTTTTCGCCTGGTTTAGATGCAGAAGCTCTTAGAAAAGCTTTCCAAG GATGGGGGACTGATGAGAAGACCGTTATAGCAATATTGGGTCACAGAAATGTTCATCAGAGGCAACAAATCAGAAAGATTTATGAGGAAATTTACCAAGAGGACCTCATCAAACGCCTAGAGTCTGAGCTCTCTGGTGACTTTGAG AGAGCTGTGTACCGTTGGATGCTGGAACCTGCAGATCGTGATGCTGTTTTGGCCAATGTTGCCATCAAGAATGGCAGCAAAGGTTACCATGTGATTGTGGAAATTGCTTGTGTGCTTTCAGCTGAAGAGGTCTTGGCAGTGAAGCGTGCCTATCACAACCGTTACAAGAGATCTTTGGAAGAAGATGTAGCTACTAATACCACTGGTGACATTCGCCAG CTGTTGGTTGGGTTGGTGACCGCATATAGGTATGGTGGAGATGAGATCAATGCAAAATTGGCCAAAACTGAAGCTGATATTCTTCATGAATCTATCAAGGAGAAAAAGGGCAACCATGAAGAAGCCATCAGGATCCTTACTACAAGGAGCAAGACCCAACTTCTGGCAACTTTCAACCGCTACAGAGATGACCATGGCGCTTCTATAACTAAG AAATTGTTGGATAATGCATCCACTGACTTTCAGAAGGCATTGCACACTGCTATTAGATGTATCAATGACCACAAAAAGTACTATGAAAAG GTTCTGCGCAACGCTCTAAAAAATGTTGGAACTGATGAGGATGCACTGACCCGTGTGGTGGTCTCAAGGGCTGAGAAGGACCTCAGGGACATCAAAGAGCGATATTATAAGAGAAACAGTGTTCACCTTGAGGATGCAGTGGCCAAGGAAATCTCAGGGGACTACAAGAAATTCATCCTCACTCTGTTGGGGAAGGAAGATTGA